DNA from candidate division KSB1 bacterium:
TGGTGCGGCAATCGGCGGCGACATGCGGCGGCTCACCGGCGTGCTTCGTGAAAAAAAATTCGACACCGCCATCATGCTCTATCCCCGCCCGCAATTGGCGTGGGCAGTTTGGCGCAGCGGCATTCCACAGCGCATCGGCACCGGGTTCCGTTGGTACAGTTTCCTGTTCAACCGCCGCGTTTTCGAGCATCGTAAAACCGCGGCGCGCCACGAAGCCGAATACAATCTGCGTTTGCTGCAGCCCTTGGGGATTTCAACAGGCGAAGTGGAATTTCATTTCACCCTGGCGTCAGCCGAACGGCAAGTTATTAGTGCGAAATTAGATGAGCTTGGCGTCGGTGCCAGGCCGGTCATTTTGCATGCCGGCAGCGGTGGCTCAGGGCGGGATTGGCCGCCGGAACATTTTGCCCAGCTTGCCGATTTGATTCAACAGGAGCTTGGCATGCAAGTCATTCTCACTGGCGTCGCGAATGAGGCCGAGTTGATTGGCGGCATTCAGCAGCAAACCGCGACGAAACCGATTTCTGTCGCCGGCCGTTTAAATCTTACCGAGTTGGCGGTGCTGTGCCAGCGCGCGGCGGTTTTTGTGGGCAACAGTTCCGGGCCGCTGCATCTGGCGGTGATGGTCGGAACGCCGGTCGTCGCGTTTTATCCGCCGATTCAGGCGTGCCGGCCGGAACGGTGGGGGCCGTATGGCCGGCGTTCTGACGTACTGATGTCGCAGCAACGCGAATGCAGCCGCTGCCGTCAAAGCCGGGCGCGGGTTTGTGATTGCATGCGCGCGATTTCGGTGCAAGCGGCATTGCAAAAAATCCGTGAAAAATTATCCCGGGGTGATTTTTAAAAATAGAAAGGATAACGAGAAAGGATGTCACATTTTCAACGCACTTTTCCCTACGGCAGTTTGAGGCGAAAACCGCTTTGGTTTTATCGCAGCGCAATTTCCGTTTTGCTGATTGTGATTTTGCCGTCCGCCGTCTTGCGATCACAGCAAACCCGCAGCGATTCCATACCAACCACTCAACCAGGAATTCTCCACACTCGAACGAACACGCCTGTCGACTCGACAAAAACTGAAGCGGGCCGCAACGGTGTGGCGCCGCCGTTGCGCGTGGTGCCCAACGCGGCTTTTGGCCTCGGTGAAAAGCTCACTTTTCTGGTTCATTACGGTCCGGTCAATGCCGGCAATGCGCGCCTGTCGATTCCGGAAATCGTCACCGTCAATGGCCGGCCTTGTTACAAAATCATTTCGGAGATGTGGTCGAACAAGCTTTTCTCCTCGTTTTTCAAAATCGACGACCGGGTCGAATCTCACACCGACGTCGACGGGCTGTTTAGTTGGCGGTTCAGCAAGCGCTTGCACGAAGGCGATTACAAAACTGAGCACGAGGTGGCGTTCGATCAAATCAATCATCTCGCCGTGATGACGAAAGACGGGAAAAACGACACGCTGGCCGTGCCGCCGTTCGTTCAGGACGTTTTGTCGGCGATCTACTTGCTGCGCACGATGAAATTGGCGCCGGGCGATACGATTCATATCGACAACCATTCCGATGGCAAGCTGTTCGATTTGCAAGTTGTCATTCACAAACGTGAGAAAGTGCATACCAAAGCCGGAAAATTTTCATGCCTTGTCGTCGAGCCGTTTCTGAAAACCTCGGCGCTGTTTCAGCAAAAAGGTCGTCTCGTCATTCACATGACTGACGATCATCGCAAAATGCCGGTCATGATCACCAGCCAGCTCTACGTCAAAGGCTTCAAGCTGGGCGCTATCGTGGCGGAATTGGAAAAAATCGAGGGCGTGAAGGGATACTAAAATTTTTTATACGTATTCAGTACCCAAGAATAACCTGTGATCCAGAAGGCTGCACTGCCCGGCATCTGGACGTGCGTGCAGACAAGTAGGTTGTCCTCTTTGATAAATCCCCTTTATTCCCCCGCAACTTCCCGCCTCTTGCTTCCGTAAGATCAATGGCAAATTCGGAGACCTGAATTGGCTATTATTCAAACGGAAAATCTCTCGAAACATTTCAACCGCGGCAAGCTGCGGGCGCTCGACGGCGTCTCGTTGCAGGTCGGCGCGGCCCGGGTGTTCGGATTATTAGGCCCCAACGGCGCCGGCAAGACCACGCTGGTCAAGCTGTTGCTCGCCATTCTGCACCCGACCTCCGGAGCGGCCACGCTTTTCGGCAAACCGGTATCGGATTACGAGCTGCGCCGCCGCATCGGGTATTTGCCGGAGAATCATCGTTATCCCGATTTTTTGAAGGGCGGGGTGGTGATGGATTATTTTGGCCGCTTCGCCGGGGTGCCCAAA
Protein-coding regions in this window:
- a CDS encoding DUF3108 domain-containing protein, which translates into the protein MSHFQRTFPYGSLRRKPLWFYRSAISVLLIVILPSAVLRSQQTRSDSIPTTQPGILHTRTNTPVDSTKTEAGRNGVAPPLRVVPNAAFGLGEKLTFLVHYGPVNAGNARLSIPEIVTVNGRPCYKIISEMWSNKLFSSFFKIDDRVESHTDVDGLFSWRFSKRLHEGDYKTEHEVAFDQINHLAVMTKDGKNDTLAVPPFVQDVLSAIYLLRTMKLAPGDTIHIDNHSDGKLFDLQVVIHKREKVHTKAGKFSCLVVEPFLKTSALFQQKGRLVIHMTDDHRKMPVMITSQLYVKGFKLGAIVAELEKIEGVKGY
- a CDS encoding glycosyltransferase family 9 protein is translated as MRPRKILLARTDRLGDVILSTPVAAALKKEVPDVHLTFLVRNYTAEILRCQPHVDEIIEIDGAAIGGDMRRLTGVLREKKFDTAIMLYPRPQLAWAVWRSGIPQRIGTGFRWYSFLFNRRVFEHRKTAARHEAEYNLRLLQPLGISTGEVEFHFTLASAERQVISAKLDELGVGARPVILHAGSGGSGRDWPPEHFAQLADLIQQELGMQVILTGVANEAELIGGIQQQTATKPISVAGRLNLTELAVLCQRAAVFVGNSSGPLHLAVMVGTPVVAFYPPIQACRPERWGPYGRRSDVLMSQQRECSRCRQSRARVCDCMRAISVQAALQKIREKLSRGDF